The following are from one region of the Jatrophihabitans telluris genome:
- the def gene encoding peptide deformylase — MTGTARPVVIVGDPVLHRPAAAVTEFGPGLRTLIEDMFATMYLAEGVGLAAPQIGVGLQVFVYDCHDDEGRYHKGHIVNPVITQTSHEDEDGDEGCLSVPGPYASLERPRTVTVTGQDQTGLSVEITGSGFLARCLIHEAQHLQGVLYIDHLNKRRRGRVLSGIEPFPWNAAVPIPAGTD, encoded by the coding sequence ATGACCGGTACCGCACGCCCCGTCGTGATCGTTGGCGACCCCGTCCTGCACCGGCCGGCCGCGGCCGTCACCGAATTCGGCCCGGGACTGCGGACGCTCATCGAGGACATGTTCGCCACGATGTACCTGGCCGAGGGCGTCGGGCTCGCCGCTCCCCAGATCGGCGTGGGCCTGCAGGTCTTCGTGTACGACTGTCACGACGACGAGGGCCGCTACCACAAGGGCCACATCGTCAACCCGGTCATCACCCAGACCAGCCACGAGGACGAGGACGGCGACGAGGGATGTCTGTCCGTCCCCGGCCCGTACGCCTCGCTGGAGCGCCCGCGGACGGTCACCGTCACCGGTCAGGATCAGACCGGTCTGTCGGTCGAAATCACCGGGTCCGGGTTCCTGGCCCGCTGCCTGATCCATGAGGCCCAACACCTGCAAGGCGTTCTCTACATCGACCATCTGAACAAGCGGCGGCGCGGACGCGTCCTGTCCGGCATCGAACCGTTCCCGTGGAACGCCGCCGTGCCGATCCCCGCCGGCACCGACTGA
- a CDS encoding TetR family transcriptional regulator has protein sequence MSTPADHESFRRDVRARALAAARTLTLQRGWQQIRFVELADAVGVSRPTLYSEFGNKAGLGQALVLAETTEFLQGLLSELAGHTDDLAGAANAALRFTLLQAHENPLLHGVLTNVGDADLLLLLTTDSRPVLSSAVEVLTAWFAEHFPFYDQGLLAELIEALVRLVLSHLVQPTRDIDATLRSLQRITDLVMTAALTRRP, from the coding sequence ATGAGCACCCCCGCGGACCACGAGTCCTTTCGCCGCGACGTCCGCGCCCGGGCGTTGGCCGCGGCGCGGACGCTGACCCTGCAGCGGGGGTGGCAACAGATCCGGTTCGTGGAGCTGGCCGACGCGGTGGGCGTATCGCGCCCCACTCTGTACTCGGAGTTCGGTAACAAGGCCGGCCTCGGCCAAGCGCTGGTTCTGGCCGAGACCACGGAGTTTCTGCAGGGCCTGTTGAGCGAGCTGGCAGGCCACACCGACGACCTTGCGGGAGCGGCCAATGCTGCACTGCGCTTCACGCTGCTGCAGGCGCACGAGAACCCCCTCCTGCACGGGGTGCTGACCAACGTCGGCGACGCCGACCTGCTGCTGTTGCTCACTACGGACTCCCGCCCGGTCTTGTCCAGCGCGGTCGAGGTTCTGACGGCCTGGTTCGCCGAGCATTTCCCCTTCTACGACCAGGGTCTGCTGGCCGAGCTCATCGAGGCCCTCGTCCGGCTGGTGCTGTCGCACCTGGTGCAACCGACGCGCGATATCGATGCCACGCTTCGGTCACTGCAGCGCATCACGGACCTGGTGATGACAGCGGCTCTGACCCGCAGGCCCTGA
- a CDS encoding LuxR C-terminal-related transcriptional regulator yields the protein MESPALGPLVRGKVSPPSLSVSVVLRGRLFQQLTQAVRRPLTLLEAPAGWGKTLLAASWLQSQPPQQVSAWLSLDANDNDPIRFWTYLVAALRVGTGVGDDQPLETLRPPQDPEDDLDVFLSLLVSALVELRQHVIVVVDDVHHITDARILKDLTFLLDHCGENLRLVLLGRHRPALPVPRMRLNGQVSEIRIADLAFSEEEAAQLFTPEDVEVDADQLRTLCTRTEGWAAGLRLAVLMLSGEGDQAAVLAGFAGSSEPVAEYLLSEVVANQPPDVRDFLLRTSICERINAELATELTGRSDAGEVLEALAARSIFLVAHGPGRQWYRYHQMFAELLRDRLRQGFPELANELHQRAATWSELQGLAVDAVGHAADAGDWDRACELLLSMWLRIYLAGQVVLLASLLRRIMPHAGGARPALHAVSAVMHFAQGDALSGEGELAAAERGRELSARNQETWEIAINVARGELARLRVDVEAARSSTSLLLEREGDAPAELAGDARALALFNLAVSEYWSGGITAAEANLRHASALASGAGRQFLTLACQSQLAAVLTAQDRPIEACDVAQAATAFAERYGWSESGVAAEAWHALGWSHYLFGDPDLADQYLDRAEDAARGDEPAIRGTIRLVQGLVLSLRGNKRSALAAVEAAAQELVRVRDEHVFMSYAIGERIRLSLVLGRVSLARRLLADALEEPGTERPRHVLIAQAEMLLADGYAAAAVRVLERAAGEDATGFLDQRLQAMVLLALVQHQLGRRTLAVDTMLSALQTASTQRMIQPFLQFSVPAFDLLRSSSHAHRAPEFLSEVLATFDLLMPDARPVAAGAQQLTDRELQVLRLLDTLLALPEIGAELYVSVNTVKAHLKNLYRKLEVSSRRHAVDRARELGLL from the coding sequence GTGGAGTCTCCCGCCCTGGGCCCGCTCGTGCGCGGCAAGGTGTCGCCACCGTCCCTCTCGGTGAGCGTGGTGCTCAGAGGGCGATTGTTTCAACAGCTGACCCAGGCGGTGCGGCGGCCGCTCACCCTGCTGGAGGCCCCAGCAGGGTGGGGCAAGACACTCCTTGCCGCTTCCTGGCTCCAGTCCCAGCCACCACAGCAGGTCTCGGCGTGGTTGTCCCTGGACGCCAACGACAACGATCCGATCCGGTTCTGGACGTATCTGGTGGCCGCGCTGCGAGTCGGCACCGGGGTCGGCGATGATCAGCCGTTGGAGACGCTCCGGCCGCCGCAGGATCCCGAGGACGACCTGGACGTGTTCTTGTCGTTGCTGGTCAGCGCTCTGGTCGAGCTGCGGCAGCACGTCATCGTCGTAGTTGATGACGTGCATCACATCACCGACGCGCGCATCCTCAAGGACCTGACGTTTCTGCTGGATCACTGCGGTGAGAATCTGCGCCTGGTCCTGCTCGGTCGCCACCGGCCCGCGCTGCCCGTGCCACGGATGCGACTCAACGGCCAGGTGAGCGAGATCCGGATCGCCGACCTCGCCTTCAGCGAGGAAGAGGCAGCGCAGCTGTTCACACCGGAAGACGTCGAAGTGGACGCGGATCAGCTTCGCACCCTGTGTACCCGTACTGAAGGTTGGGCAGCCGGTCTGCGTCTGGCCGTGCTGATGTTGTCCGGCGAAGGCGATCAGGCGGCCGTGCTCGCCGGGTTCGCCGGGAGCTCGGAACCGGTAGCGGAGTATCTGCTCAGTGAAGTCGTCGCCAACCAGCCACCGGACGTCCGCGACTTCCTGCTCCGCACGTCGATCTGTGAACGGATCAACGCCGAACTGGCGACGGAGCTCACCGGACGCAGCGACGCTGGTGAGGTGCTCGAAGCTCTGGCGGCACGCAGCATCTTCCTGGTCGCGCACGGGCCGGGACGGCAGTGGTACCGCTACCACCAGATGTTCGCGGAGTTGCTGCGAGACAGGCTTCGTCAGGGGTTTCCAGAACTGGCGAACGAGCTTCATCAACGGGCCGCCACATGGTCTGAGCTCCAGGGTCTGGCGGTCGACGCCGTCGGCCATGCCGCGGATGCCGGCGACTGGGACCGGGCCTGCGAGCTGCTGCTGTCGATGTGGCTGCGGATCTATCTTGCCGGTCAGGTGGTTCTGCTCGCGTCCCTGCTGCGCCGCATCATGCCGCACGCGGGAGGCGCCCGACCAGCGCTGCACGCCGTCAGCGCCGTCATGCACTTCGCGCAGGGTGATGCCCTTTCGGGCGAGGGTGAATTGGCCGCCGCTGAGCGCGGACGCGAGCTGTCCGCCCGGAACCAGGAAACCTGGGAGATTGCGATCAACGTGGCGAGGGGCGAGCTCGCACGACTGCGTGTGGATGTCGAGGCGGCGAGGAGCAGCACGTCCCTCTTGCTCGAACGCGAGGGCGACGCGCCCGCCGAACTCGCCGGCGACGCCCGGGCGCTCGCGCTGTTCAATCTCGCCGTCTCTGAATATTGGTCCGGAGGCATAACGGCGGCGGAGGCGAACCTGCGGCACGCTTCGGCGCTGGCCAGCGGCGCCGGACGCCAATTCCTCACCCTTGCCTGTCAGAGCCAGCTGGCCGCGGTGCTGACCGCCCAGGACCGTCCGATAGAGGCGTGCGACGTCGCGCAGGCGGCGACCGCGTTTGCCGAGCGGTACGGCTGGTCGGAATCCGGCGTCGCGGCCGAGGCATGGCACGCACTGGGCTGGTCGCATTACCTGTTCGGCGACCCGGATCTCGCCGATCAGTATCTGGATCGAGCTGAGGACGCGGCGCGGGGGGACGAACCGGCGATCCGCGGCACGATTCGCTTGGTTCAAGGTCTGGTGCTGTCGTTGCGCGGGAACAAACGATCGGCTCTCGCCGCGGTCGAGGCAGCGGCGCAGGAGCTGGTCCGAGTTCGTGACGAGCATGTGTTCATGTCGTATGCGATCGGCGAGCGGATTCGTCTGAGTCTCGTGCTGGGCCGCGTCTCGCTCGCCCGTCGGCTCCTGGCCGACGCGCTGGAGGAGCCGGGGACCGAACGCCCCCGTCACGTGCTGATCGCTCAGGCCGAGATGCTGCTCGCCGACGGCTACGCGGCCGCGGCAGTCCGAGTTCTCGAGCGAGCCGCGGGTGAGGACGCGACGGGCTTCCTCGATCAGCGACTGCAGGCGATGGTTCTGCTCGCCCTTGTCCAGCACCAGCTCGGACGCCGCACGCTCGCCGTAGACACCATGCTCTCAGCCCTGCAGACGGCGTCGACCCAACGAATGATTCAACCGTTCCTGCAGTTCAGTGTGCCGGCCTTCGATCTATTACGCAGCAGTTCTCACGCCCACCGCGCCCCGGAATTCTTGTCCGAGGTGCTGGCCACGTTCGATCTGCTCATGCCCGACGCGCGCCCTGTGGCCGCGGGCGCCCAACAGCTGACTGATCGCGAATTGCAAGTACTCAGACTGCTCGACACGTTGTTGGCCCTACCCGAAATCGGCGCCGAACTGTACGTCTCGGTCAATACCGTAAAGGCCCACCTCAAGAATCTGTACCGGAAACTCGAGGTGTCCAGCCGCAGGCATGCCGTCGACCGGGCCCGCGAGCTAGGCCTGTTGTAG
- a CDS encoding aspartate-semialdehyde dehydrogenase has product MSVFEVSDPYMQDQPERSPGLRVGIVGATGQVGRVMREILAERKFPVAQMRYFASARSAGGTLPWGDGEIVIEDADLADPSGLDIALFSAGASTSKRLAPIFAAAGVTVIDNSSAFRMDPDVPLVVSEVNPEAVRDARKGIIANPNCTTMAAMPVLKPLHDEAGLVRLIASTYQAVSGSGVAGVEELATQAAAAGDRAAELAHDGHAIDFPAPVKYVAPIAFNVLPLAGSVVDDGSNETDEEKKLRNESRKILSIPDLRVSGTCVRVPVFSGHSLSINAEFAAPITPERARELLARAPGVELSEVPTPLQAAGQDPSYVGRIRQDESVDGNRGLVLFISNDNLRKGAALNTVQIAEVVASLV; this is encoded by the coding sequence ATGAGCGTCTTCGAAGTCAGCGACCCCTACATGCAGGATCAACCCGAGCGCTCTCCCGGCCTGCGGGTCGGCATCGTCGGTGCGACCGGACAAGTCGGACGGGTGATGCGCGAGATCCTCGCCGAGCGCAAGTTCCCCGTCGCCCAGATGCGGTACTTCGCCTCGGCCCGTTCCGCCGGCGGGACGCTGCCGTGGGGCGACGGCGAGATCGTCATCGAGGACGCCGACCTCGCCGACCCTTCCGGACTCGACATCGCCCTGTTCTCCGCCGGTGCCTCCACCTCCAAGCGGTTGGCGCCGATCTTCGCGGCGGCCGGAGTGACGGTCATCGACAACTCCAGCGCGTTCCGGATGGATCCCGACGTTCCGTTGGTCGTGTCCGAGGTCAACCCCGAGGCCGTGCGGGACGCCCGCAAGGGAATCATCGCCAACCCCAACTGCACCACCATGGCCGCGATGCCGGTGCTCAAGCCGCTGCACGACGAGGCGGGCCTGGTTCGGCTCATCGCCTCGACCTACCAGGCCGTATCGGGCTCGGGTGTCGCCGGTGTGGAGGAGCTGGCCACGCAGGCTGCCGCCGCGGGTGACCGGGCCGCCGAACTCGCCCACGACGGCCACGCGATCGACTTTCCGGCGCCGGTGAAGTACGTGGCTCCGATCGCCTTCAACGTGCTGCCGCTGGCCGGCTCGGTCGTCGACGACGGCTCGAACGAGACGGACGAGGAAAAGAAGCTGCGCAACGAGTCGCGCAAGATCCTGTCGATTCCCGACCTGCGGGTGTCCGGGACGTGCGTGCGGGTGCCGGTGTTCTCGGGCCACTCGCTGTCGATCAACGCCGAGTTCGCCGCACCGATCACGCCGGAGCGGGCCCGTGAGCTGCTGGCGCGCGCCCCGGGCGTGGAGTTGTCGGAGGTCCCGACCCCGCTGCAGGCCGCCGGCCAGGACCCGTCCTACGTCGGCCGTATCCGCCAGGACGAGTCCGTGGACGGTAACCGGGGCCTCGTGCTGTTCATCAGCAACGACAACCTGCGCAAGGGCGCGGCACTGAACACCGTGCAGATCGCCGAGGTTGTCGCCAGCCTTGTCTGA
- a CDS encoding aspartate kinase — protein MGLVVQKYGGSSVADAERIKRVAERIVATRREGHNVVVVVSAMGDTTDDLIDLALQIVPVPAGREYDMLLTAGERISMALLAMAIQSLGYPAESFTGSQAGVLTTATHNKARIVNITPGRVEKSLEEGNIAIVAGFQGVSPDTKDLTTLGRGGSDTTAVALAAALHADVCEIYTDVDGVYSADPRIVKNAKRLDTVTYEEMLELAACGAKILHLRSVEYGRRYGVPIHVRSSFSNKTGTTVTGSMEDLPVEQAIISGVAHDRSEAKVTVVGVPDKPGEAAALFRVLAEAEINLDMIVQNISTGGTGKTDVSFTLPKTDGQLAVQALTKVKGQVGFENVLYDDHIGKLSLVGAGMRSHPGVSATFFASLAEAGINVEMISTSEIRISIVCRDTDLDQAVRAVHDAFELGSTGAEAVVYGGTGR, from the coding sequence GTGGGACTCGTCGTACAGAAATACGGCGGCTCATCGGTCGCCGACGCTGAGCGGATCAAGCGCGTAGCCGAGCGAATCGTCGCCACGCGCCGCGAAGGCCACAATGTGGTGGTCGTCGTCTCCGCGATGGGCGACACCACCGATGACCTGATCGACCTTGCCCTGCAGATCGTTCCCGTCCCCGCCGGACGTGAATACGACATGCTCCTCACCGCGGGCGAGCGGATCTCGATGGCCCTGCTCGCGATGGCGATCCAGTCCCTGGGGTATCCGGCCGAATCGTTCACCGGTTCCCAGGCCGGCGTGCTGACCACAGCGACCCACAACAAGGCCCGCATCGTCAACATCACTCCCGGCCGCGTCGAGAAGTCCCTCGAAGAGGGCAATATCGCCATCGTCGCCGGGTTCCAGGGGGTGTCTCCGGACACCAAGGACCTGACCACGCTCGGCCGCGGCGGTTCGGACACCACGGCTGTAGCGCTCGCGGCTGCCCTGCACGCCGACGTCTGCGAGATCTACACCGACGTCGACGGCGTCTACTCCGCCGACCCGCGCATCGTGAAGAACGCCAAGCGGCTCGACACGGTCACCTATGAGGAAATGCTCGAGCTGGCCGCCTGCGGGGCGAAGATCCTGCACCTGCGCTCGGTCGAGTACGGCCGCCGCTACGGCGTGCCCATTCACGTACGTTCGTCGTTCTCGAACAAGACCGGCACCACGGTGACCGGCTCGATGGAGGATCTCCCCGTGGAACAGGCCATCATCTCCGGCGTCGCCCATGATCGCAGCGAAGCCAAGGTCACCGTCGTCGGCGTGCCCGACAAGCCCGGCGAGGCCGCGGCCCTGTTCCGCGTACTCGCCGAGGCCGAGATCAACCTCGACATGATCGTGCAGAACATCTCGACCGGGGGCACCGGCAAGACCGACGTGTCCTTCACCCTGCCCAAGACGGACGGGCAGCTCGCGGTCCAGGCGCTGACGAAGGTCAAGGGCCAGGTCGGTTTCGAGAACGTGCTCTACGACGACCACATCGGCAAGCTGTCGCTCGTCGGTGCGGGAATGCGCTCACACCCCGGCGTCTCCGCGACCTTCTTCGCCTCGCTGGCCGAGGCCGGCATCAACGTCGAGATGATCTCCACGTCCGAGATCCGCATCTCGATCGTGTGCCGCGACACCGATCTCGATCAGGCCGTCCGCGCGGTGCACGACGCGTTCGAACTCGGCAGCACCGGTGCGGAAGCCGTCGTCTACGGAGGTACCGGACGCTGA